In Zea mays cultivar B73 chromosome 7, Zm-B73-REFERENCE-NAM-5.0, whole genome shotgun sequence, the following proteins share a genomic window:
- the LOC103633242 gene encoding 60S ribosomal protein L36a, protein MVNVPKTKKTYCKNKECKKHTLHKVTQYKKGKDSLSAQGKRRYDRKQSGYGGQTKPVFHKKAKTTKKIVLKLQCQSCKHYSQHAIKRCKHFEIGGDKKGKGTSLF, encoded by the exons ATG GTGAACGTTCCTAAGACCAAGAAGACCTACTGCAAGAACAAGGAGTGCAAGAAGCACACTCTCCACAAGGTTACTCAGTACAAGAAGGGTAAGGATAGCCTGTCTGCCCAGGGAAAGCGCCGTTATGACCGCAAGCAGTCAGGATATGGTGGCCAGACCAAGCCTGTCTTCCACAAGAAG GCCAAGACCACCAAGAAAATCGTATTGAAGCTGCAGTGCCAGAGCTGCAAGCACTACTCACAGCACGCAATTAAG AGGTGCAAGCATTTTGAGATTGGTGGAGACAAGAAGGGCAAGGGAACATCTCTCTTCTAA